Proteins encoded within one genomic window of Diceros bicornis minor isolate mBicDic1 chromosome X, mDicBic1.mat.cur, whole genome shotgun sequence:
- the SRPK3 gene encoding SRSF protein kinase 3: MSASAGCGRDSGSSSSSQTSCGPESSGSELAPATPAPQMLQGLLGSDDEEQEDPKDYCKGGYYPVKIGDLFNGRYHVVRKLGWGHFSTVWLCWDIQRKRFVALKVVKSAGHYTETAVDEIKLLKCVRDSDPSDPKRETIVQLIDDFRISGVNGVHVCMVLEVLGHQLLKWIIKSNYQGLPVPCVKSIVRQVLHGLDYLHTKCKIIHTDIKPENILLCVGDAYIRRLAAEATEWQQSGAPPPSRSTVSTAPHEVLTGKLSKNKRKKMRRKRKQQKRLLEERLRDLQRLEAMEAAAQAEDSGLRLEGGSGSTSSSGCHPGGARAGPSPASSSPAPGGNRSLSPSSQTSGFSGSLFSPASCSILSGSSNQRETGGLLSPSTPFGASNLLVNPLEPQNADKIKIKIADLGNACWVHKHFTEDIQTRQYRAVEVLIGAEYGPPADIWSTACMAFELATGDYLFEPHSGEDYSRDEDHIAHIVELLGDIPPAFALSGRYSREFFNRRGELRHIHNLKHWGLYEVLMEKYEWPLEQATQFSAFLLPMMEYIPEKRASAADCLQHPWLN, from the exons ATGAGCGCCAGCGCGGGCTGTGGCAGGgacagcggcagcagcagcag CTCGCAAACCTCCTGCGGCCCCGAGTCCTCGGGCTCCGAACTAGCCCCTGCCACACCAGCACCACAGATGCTGCAGGGGCTGCTGGGCTCCGACGACGAGGAGCAGGAGGACCCCAAGGACTACTGCAAGG gtggCTACTACCCCGTGAAGATTGGCGACCTGTTCAATGGGCGGTACCACGTGGTGCGCAAGCTGGGCTGGGGCCACTTCTCCACCGTCTGGCTCTGCTGGGACATCCA GCGCAAGCGCTTCGTGGCCCTGAAAGTGGTGAAGAGCGCAGGGCATTACACAGAGACAGCTGTGGATGAGATCAAGCTCCTGAAATGT GTCCGAGACAGTGACCCCAGCGACCCCAAAAGAGAGACCATTGTCCAGCTCATTGATGACTTCAGGATTTCAGGAGTTAATGGAGTCC ATGTGTGCATGGTGCTGGAGGTCCTGGGCCACCAGCTCCTCAAGTGGATCATCAAGTCCAACTACCAGGGCCTTCCCGTGCCCTGTGTGAAGAGCATTGTGAGGCAG GTGCTGCATGGCCTGGACTACCTCCATACCAAATGCAAGATCATTCACACGGATATCAAAcctgagaacatcctgctgtgtgtGGGGGACGCCTACATCAGGCGCCTGGCTGCCGAGGCCACAGAGTGGCAGCAGTCAGGGGCACCGCCCCCATCCCGCTCCACAG TCAGCACTGCCCCCCACGAGGTTTTG ACTGGAAAGCTGtcaaaaaacaagagaaagaaaatgaggcgCAAACGGAAACAGCAGAAGCGGCTGCTGGAAGAGCGGCTGCGGGACCTGCAGAGGCTGGAGGCCATGGAGGCGGCGGCCCAGGCCGAGG ACTCTGGCTTGAGACTAGAGGGGGGCAGCGGCTCCACATCTTCTTCCGGCTGCCACCCCGGGGgggccagggctggcccctccccagcctcctcctcccccgccccGGGGGGCAACCGCAGCctcagccccagctcccagaCCTCAGGCTTCTCtggctccctcttctctcccgCCTCGTGCTCCATCCTCTCTGGCTCGTCCAACCAGCGGGAGACCGGGGGCCTCCTGTCGCCCAGCA cACCGTTTGGTGCCTCGAACCTCCTGGTGAACCCCCTAGAGCCCCAAAACGCAGACAAGATCAAGATCAAGATTGCAGACCTGGGCAATGCCTGCTGGGTG CACAAGCACTTCACTGAGGACATCCAGACACGGCAGTACCGGGCCGTGGAAGTGCTGATTGGCGCTGAGTACGGGCCCCCAGCTGACATCTGGAGCACGGCGTGCATG GCCTTCGAGCTGGCCACCGGTGACTACCTGTTCGAGCCTCACTCTGGAGAAGACTACAGCCGTGACGAGG ACCACATCGCCCACATCGTAGAGCTTCTGGGAGACATCCCCCCAGCCTTCGCCCTGTCAGGCCGCTACTCCCGGGAGTTCTTCAACCGCAGAG GAGAGCTACGGCACATTCACAACCTCAAGCACTGGGGACTGTACGAGGTACTCATGGAGAAGTACGAGTGGCCCCTGGAGCAGGCCACGCAGTTCAGCGCCTTCCTGCTGCCCATGATGGAGTACATCCCAGAAAAGCGGGCCAGCGCGGCCGACTGCCTCCAGCACCCTTGGCTCAACTAG
- the PLXNB3 gene encoding plexin-B3, translating to MDPWPPFDPHLLLVLLLCPPPPPTQAHRFSAPNTTLNRLALAPGRGTLYVGAVNRLFQLSPALQLEAVAVTGPVFDSPDCVPFRDPAECPQARLTDNANQLLLVSSRAQELVACGQVRQGVCEKRRLEDVAEVLYQAEDPGDGQFVAANALGVATVGLVVPTPGRDLLLVARGLAGKLSGGVPPLSVRQLAGPQPFSSEGLGRLVVGDLSDYNNSYVGAFADARSAYFVFRRRGARKQAEYRSYVARVCLGDANLYSYVEVPLTCRGQGLVHAAFLTPGTLLGAFAAGPSRAQAALCAFPLAELDRTMEQARRLCYTAGGRGPSGVEEATVEYGVTSRCVTLPPDSPESYPCGDEHTPSPIAGLQPLEAEPLLQLGQPISAITALHADGHTIAFLGDTQGRLHKVFLNGSQGQVYHSQQVGPPGSAISPDLLVDSSGSHLYILTAQQVDRVSVADCPQSSDCTSCLQARDPLCGWCILQGRCTRKGQCGRAAQPNQWLWSYEKDSRCLHVQSLLPAHHPRQEQGQVTLSVPRLPTLTMDEYFHCAFGDYDSLAHVEGPHVACVTPPQDQLPLNPPGTDHITLPLALMFEDVAVAATNFSFYDCSAVQALEVAAPCRACVSSLWRCHWCPQSSHCVHGEHCPEGERTIYSAQEVDVQERGPGACPQVEGLAGPVLVPVGWESRLALRVWNLQHFRGLPASYHCWLELPGELRKLPASLEEMAGDTSLIYCQAQQFHPSMAQRELPVPIYVTWGKGQRLDNTRPLHVTLYDCAVGHPDCSHCQAANRSLGCLWCSHGQPTCRYGPLCPPGAVELLCPTPSIDTIEPLTGPPEGGLALTILGSNLGRDFADVRDAVSVAGQPCSPDPSLYRTSARIVCVTSPAPNGTVGPIQVAIKSRPPGISTQHFTYQDPVLLSLSPQWGPQAGGTQLTIHGQHLQTGGNISAFVGGQPCPIQEPVCPEAIVCHTMPQASPGEAVVRVVFGHAQRTLLTSPFRYTADPQLLVAEPSVSFRGGGRLIRVRGTGLNVVRRPLLSVWLEAVVEVQAAGAQPRDLMPRRSCGAPAAAPHACIQLEGGLLQCSTVCSVNSSSLLLCWSPAVPDGARPQRVFFALDNVHVDFASANGGQDFLYQPNPRLAPLSREGPTRPYRLKPGNVLDVEGEGLNLGISKEEVRVHIGDGECLVKTLTLTHLYCEPPPQAPQPTNGSSTLPQFVVQMGNVRLALGPVQYEAEPVLSAFPIEAQVGLGVGAAVLTAAVLLLTLMYRHKSKQALRDYQKVLVQLENLEIGVGDQCRKEFTDLMTEMTDLSSDLEATGIPFLDYHTYAERVFFPGHGGCPLQPVLEGPGEESRRAPMRHGLTQFSNLLNSKLFLLTLIHTLEEQPSFSQRDRCHVASLLSLVLHSKLEYLTDIMRTLLGDLAAHYVHKNPKLMLRRTETMVEKLLTNWLSICLYAFLREVAGEPLYMLLRAIQYQVDKGPVDAVTGKAKRTLNNSRLLREDVEFRPLTLMVLVGPGAGGASGSSAAQRVPARVLDTDTITQVKEKVLDQVYKGTPFSQRPSVHALDLEWRSGLAGHLTLSDEDLTSVTQNHWKRLNTLQHYKVPDGATVGLIPQVHNGGAISQSLAQSCPSRENIPMPEDSEEGGVRLWHLVKATEEPEGAKVRRSSLRERERERARAKAIPEIYLTRLLSMKGTLQKFVDDTFQAILSVNRPVPIAVKYLFDFLDELAEKHGIEDPETLHIWKTNSLLLRFWVNTLKNPRLIFDVRVSDNVDAILAVIAQTFIDSCTVSEHKVGRDSPVNKLLYAREIPRYKQMVERYYYDIRQSSAASYQEMNSALAELSGNYASAPHCLEALQELYKHIHRYYDQIISALEEDPVGQKMQLACRLQQIAALVENKVTDL from the exons ATGGATCCCTGGCCGCCCTTCGACCCCCACCTCCTGCTCGTGCTGCTGCTGTGCCCGCCGCCGCCCCCGACTCAGGCCCATCGCTTCTCAGCGCCCAACACCACCCTCAACCGCTTGGCGCTGGCGCCGGGGCGGGGCACGCTCTACGTCGGCGCCGTGAACCGCCTCTTCCAGCTCAGCCCTGCGCTGCAGCTCGAGGCAGTGGCGGTTACCGGCCCTGTCTTCGACAGTCCCGACTGCGTGCCTTTCCGAGACCCGGCTGAGTGCCCGCAGGCCCGGCTCACCGACAACGCCAACCAGCTGCTGCTAGTGAGCAGCCGGGCCCAGGAGCTGGTGGCCTGCGGGCAGGTGCGGCAGGGTGTATGCGAGAAGCGGCGCCTGGAGGACGTGGCCGAGGTGCTATACCAGGCTGAGGACCCTGGCGATGGGCAGTTTGTGGCTGCCAATGCCCTGGGAGTGGCCACGGTGGGCCTGGTGGTGCCCACACCAGGCCGCGACCTCCTGCTGGTGGCCAGAGGCCTGGCGGGCAAGCTGTCGGGAGGGGTGCCGCCCCTGAGCGTGCGACAGCTGGCCGGGCCGCAGCCCTTCTCTAGCGAGGGTCTGGGCCGCCTCGTGGTGGGCGACCTCTCCGACTACAACAACAGCTATGTGGGGGCCTTCGCCGACGCCCGCTCCGCCTACTTCGTCTTCCGCCGCCGCGGGGCCCGGAAGCAGGCTGAGTACCGCTCCTATGTGGCCCGCGTCTGTCTGGGGGACGCAAACCTGTACTCCTATGTGGAGGTGCCCCTCACCTGCCGGGGCCAGGGCCTCGTCCATGCTGCCTTCCTCACCCCGGGCACCTTGCTAGGGGCATTTGCCGCGGGCCCGAGTAGAGCACAGGCGGCCCTGTGCGCCTTTCCCCTGGCCGAGCTGGACAGGACCATGGAGCAGGCCCGGCGCCTGTGCTACACAGCAGGCGGCAGGGGCCCCAGCGGCGTGGAGGAAGCCACTGTGGAGTACGGTGTCACGTCCCGCTGCGTCACCCTGCCCCCT GACTCCCCCGAGTCGTACCCCTGTGGCGATGAGCACACCCCCAGTCCCATCGCTGGCCTCCAGCCCCTGGAGGCCGAGCCCCTGCTGCAGCTCGGGCAGCCCATCAGCGCCATCACAGCCCTCCACGCAGATGGGCACACAATAGCCTTCCTGGGGGACACCCAGGGCCGGCTGCATAAG GTCTTTCTCAACGGCTCCCAAGGCCAAGTGTACCACTCCCAGCAGGTGGGGCCTCCAGGCTCAGCCATCAGCCCGGACCTGCTGGTGGACAGCAGTGGCAGCCACCTCTACATCCTGACTGCCCAGCAG GTGGACCGGGTATCTGTGGCAGACTGCCCCCAGTCCTCTGACTGCACCAGCTGCCTCCAGGCCCGGGACCCACTGTGTGGCTGGTGTATCCTCCAGGGCAG GTGTACCCGCAAGGGTCAATGTGGGCGGGCAGCCCAGCCAAACCAGTGGCTGTGGAGCTATGAGAAGGATAGCCGCTGCCTGCACGTCCAGAGCCTTCTGCCGGCCCACCACCCCCGCCAGGAGCAGGGCCAG GTCACCTTGTCTGTCCCTCGGCTGCCCACCCTGACCATGGATGAATACTTTCATTGTGCCTTTGGGGACTATGATAGCTTGGCTCACGTGGAAGGGCCCCACGTGGCCTGTGTCACCCCTCCCCAAGACCAGCTGCCGCTTAACCCTCCAGGCACAG ACCACATCACCTTGCCCCTGGCCCTGATGTTTGAGGATGTGGCCGTGGCTGCCACCAACTTCTCCTTCTATGACTGCAGTGCTGTCCAGGCCTTGGAGGTGGCTGCCCC GTGCCGTGCTTGTGTGAGCAGCCTCTGGCGGTGCCACTGgtgcccccagagcagccactGTGTGCACGGGGAGCACTGCCCGGAGGGCGAGAGGACCATCTACAGTGCCCAGGAG GTGGACGTCCAGGAGCGTGGCCCAGGGGCTTGTCCGCAAGTCGAAGGCCTGGCAGGTCCTGTCCTGGTGCCTGTGGGCTGGGAGAGCCGTTTGGCCCTGCGTGTGTGGAACCTTCAACATTTCAGA GGCCTCCCTGCCTCCTACCACTGCTGGCTGGAGCTACCGGGAGAACTACGGAAGCTGCCGGCCTCCCTGGAAGAGATGGCTGGGGACACGAGCCTCATCTACTGCCAGGCCCAGCAG TTTCATCCCTCCATGGCCCAGCGGGAGCTTCCAGTGCCCATCTATGTCACCTGGGGCAAAGGCCAGCGGCTGGACAACACCCGCCCTCTTCATG TGACCCTGTATGACTGTGCCGTGGGCCACCCTGACTGCAGCCACTGCCAGGCGGCCAACAGGAGCCTGGGCTGCTTGTGGTGCAGCCACGGCCAGCCCACCTGTCGCTATGGGCCACTGTGCCCACCCGGGGCTGTGGAGCTGCTGTGCCCCACGCCCAGCATTGACACG ATCGAGCCCCTGACCGGCCCCCCCGAGGGCGGCTTGGCCCTCACCATCCTGGGCTCCAACCTGGGTCGGGACTTTGCCGACGTGCGGGACGCGGTGAGCGTGGCCGGCCAGCCCTGCAGCCCTGACCCCTCTCTCTACCGCACCTCTGCCCG GATTGTGTGTGTGACGTCTCCTGCCCCCAACGGCACTGTGGGGCCAATCCAAGTGGCCATTAAGAGTCGGCCACCAGGCATCTCAACCCAGCACTTCACCTACCAG GACCCCGTCCTGCTGAGCCTGAGTCCCCAGTGGGGCCCCCAGGCAGGGGGCACCCAGCTCACCATCCATGGGCAGCACCTCCAGACAGGAGGCAACATCAGCGCCTTTGTGGGTGGCCAGCCCTGTCCTAT CCAGGAGCCGGTTTGTCCTGAGGCCATTGTGTGCCACACCATGCCCCAGGCCAGCCCAGGAGAAGCTGTGGTACGCGTGGTCTTCGGCCATGCCCAGCGCACGCTGCTCACCAGCCCCTTCCGCTACACTGCCGACCCCCAGCTCTTGGTGGCAGAGCCCAGTGTCAGCTTCCGGGG GGGCGGGCGGCTAATTCGAGTCAGGGGCACGGGCCTGAACGTGGTGCGGAGGCCCCTGCTGTCTGTGTGGCTGGAGGCAGTGGTGGAGGTGCAGGCTGCGGGGGCCCAGCCCCGGGACCTGATGCCAAGGAGGAGCTGCGGGGCCCCTGCTGCAGCCCCCCATGCTTGTATCCAGCTTGAAGGGGGCTTGCTGCAG TGTTCCACTGTCTGCTCTGTCAACTCGTCCAGCCTCCTTCTGTGCTGGAGCCCCGCTGTGCCAGATGGGGCGCGCCCCCAGAGGGTCTTCTTCGCCCTGGATAATGTGCATGTGGACTTCGCCAGTGCCAACGGGGGCCAGGACTTCCTATACCAGCCCAACCCCCGCCTGGCCCCCCTCAGCCGTGAGGGGCCCACCCGCCCTTACCGCCTCAAGCCAGGCAATGTCCTGGACGTGGAG GGTGAAGGACTCAACCTGGGGATCAGCAAAGAGGAGGTGCGCGTGCACATCGGCGATGGCGAGTGCCTGGTGAAGACGCTCACGCTCACCCACCTGTACTGTGAGCCGCCCCCACAGGCCCCACAGCCCACCAATGGCTCCAGCACCCTACCACAGTTTGTG GTGCAGATGGGCAACGTGCGGCTGGCCCTGGGCCCCGTCCAATACGAGGCCGAGCCCGTGCTGTCTGCCTTCCCCATTGAGGCTCAGGTGGGCCTGGGCGTGGGGGCTGCCGTGCTGACCGCCGCCGTGCTACTCCTCACCCTCATGTACAG GCACAAGAGCAAGCAGGCCCTGCGGGACTACCAGAAGGTTCTGGTGCAGCTAGAGAACCTGGAGATAGGCGTGGGTGACCAGTGCCGCAAAGAGTTCACAG ACCTGATGACTGAGATGACCGACCTCAGCAGCGACCTGGAGGCCACCGGGATCCCCTTCCTGGACTACCACACATATGCCGAGCGCGTCTTCTTCCCTGGACATGGCGGCTGCCCACTGCAGCCTGTGCTCGAGGGGCCCGGGGAAGAGAGCCGCCGTGCCCCCATGCGCCATGGCCTCACTCAGTTCTCCAATCTGCTCAACAGCAAGCTGTTCCTCCTCACA CTCATCCACACTCTGGAGGAGCAGCCCAGCTTCTCCCAGCGAGACCGCTGCCATGTGGCTTCACTGCTGTCCCTGGTGCTGCACAGTAAGCTTGAGTACCTGACCGACATCATGAGGACACTGCTCGGCGACCTGGCCGCCCATTATGTGCACAAGAACCCGAAGCTCATGCTGCGCAG GACGGAGACCATGGTGGAGAAGCTGCTCACCAACTGGCTGTCCATCTGTCTCTACGCCTTCCTGAGG GAGGTGGCTGGTGAGCCGCTGTACATGCTCCTCCGGGCTATCCAGTACCAGGTGGACAAGGGGCCTGTGGACGCCGTGACGGGCAAGGCGAAACGGACCCTGAACAACAGCCGCCTGCTGCGGGAGGACGTGGAGTTCCGGCCCCTGACGCTAATGGTGCTGGTGGGCCCCGGGGCTGGCGGGGCCTCCGGGAGCAGCGCGGCACAGCGCGTGCCCGCCCGGGTCCTCGACACGGACACCATCACCCAGGTCAAGGAGAAGGTGTTGGACCAAGTCTACAAGGGCACCCCATTCTCCCAGAGGCCCTCAGTGCATGCCCTAGATCTTG AGTGGCGCTCGGGCCTGGCTGGTCACCTAACCCTGTCAGACGAGGACCTGACCTCGGTGACCCAGAACCACTGGAAGAGACTCAACACTCTGCAGCACTACAAG GTCCCGGATGGAGCCACAGTGGGGCTCATCCCCCAGGTGCACAATGGAGGTGCCATCTCCCAGAGCTTGGCCCAGAGCTGCCCCTCACGGGAGA ACATCCCCATGCCAGAGGACAGTGAGGAGGGTGGGGTCCGCCTCTGGCACCTGGTGAAAGCCACCGAGGAGCCAGAAGGGGCCAAGGTGCGGCGCAGCAGCCTGCGGGAGCGGGAACGGGAGCGGGCACGGGCCAAAGCCATTCCGGAGATCTACCTCACCCGATTGCTGTCCATGAAG GGCACACTACAGAAGTTTGTGGATGACACATTCCAGGCCATCCTCAGCGTGAACCGGCCCGTGCCCATCGCTGTCAAGTACCTGTTTGACTTCCTGGATGAGCTGGCAGAGAAGCACGGCATTGAGGACCCGGAGACCTTGCACATCTGGAAGACTAATAG CCTGTTGTTGCGGTTCTGGGTGAACACCCTGAAGAACCCACGGCTCATATTTGACGTGCGGGTGTCGGACAATGTGGATGCTATCCTCGCCGTCATCGCCCAGACCTTCATCGACTCTTGCACTGTCTCAGAGCATAAAGTGGGCCGG GATTCCCCGGTGAACAAACTGCTCTACGCCCGGGAGATCCCCCGCTACAAGCAGATGGTAGAGAG ATACTACTATGACATTCGCCAGAGCTCTGCGGCGAGCTACCAGGAGATGAACTCGGCACTGGCTGAGCTCTCTGGG AACTATGCCTCTGCTCCCCACTGCCTGGAAGCTCTACAAGAGCTCTACAAGCACATCCACAGGTATTACGACCAG ATCATCAGCGCCCTGGAGGAGGACCCTGTGGGCCAGAAGATGCAGCTGGCCTGCCGCCTACAGCAGATCGCCGCCCTGGTGGAGAACAAGGTGACTGACCTGTGA